tttactgtatacattgagatcccaaaatacatttaaaaggttaattgcaataaaagatttacaaccagccgacctaagcagcaaaatagggtttaaccctaattcatctttaaaccctcggccgtggtggttgagcagccgcatatgtacacatcgtcacctaagctctccaactttaggatggtccagcttttttttacctttacctgcaccacatagcacccgtgagccgaggttaagcaagaaaactcaaacatgctcataagcaattaataacatgtcatcaaatcataataagcatgcctagcagtaataaccctatttatgcatgcaggcaagtgcaaataaatgtttatggagttttgcgccctgagtagatgactaataagtctttcttgGGAATTGtgtcctgaatagatgactaataagtctctttggggaACTGCGCCCTGAATACATgcctaataagtctctctggggaattgcgccctgaatagatgactaataagtctctcaggGGTACgacgccctgaatagatgactaataagtctttctagAAATGACGCCCtaaatagatgaataataagtctctctgaggaactgtgccctgaatagatgacaaataagtctctctggggaactgcaccctaagccatgtgacatgacagtcacctgagccttttagccctgactctgagtaactagccttagactagccaagtgctttagttttcttcgaccaataggtcggtcaagcatttaatgctcatgttgattagatctaatcatttcggcctattGTCGCTCTTGATTCAAAAGTCAATTTCATACGACCAACGCTCaatactattgccgatcatgactgataagtctgagcttcccgaccagtactaaacaccattgttgtTTTTGAATAATAAGTCACTGCTTCCTTAAtaaggtaatgcaaacagacatatatcatatgtcaaatatccagatataaggcattcaacatgcttaatcaataatcacaagcataatcataatcaagcACAATTACAAAGACTCatgctctgatcaattccatattcaacattcatggcatgccataaccacatgtatcacatgcatcacatgcatcacatactgggtgcaattttcttacctttggtccaagcataggttaccaataaacgaccctcaagcacgatcttgttccaagcccctagcaacaacctagtcacaaccataatatagaatcccataaaaaaaatgagtaaataaatacttctggaCCGAATCCTAGCCTCCGAGATGTTGAATACTAcccaactaggtagtaggatcaatcccaagcccttagagttaagatCCCACGATTAAAAACCGACTCTGGCAAAAAATgcacaggcgggtcgcgacttgcctccCTGAGAGAGAGCcctctgcctgggcttcagggtgcgggcCACGGCTTGGCCCTCTAGGGTCGTGGTGCGCCCCCCATGCAAACTCCTCCTGACTCTGGCTTCAcacaggtcgcgacttgaccatgTACCCAGCCATTTTCTTCGTTTTTTTCCACTTAAAATCCTTCAAaaccctatccaaacatatccaaatctcaaaaacaaagttcccaaacatcctaatgatccaaaaccatcaaaacgcAAATGTCAAAcaatccaaaaactcatcaaaacataaattccaattcaagcttaaaaactcgaaaacttaaaactcggattacctctgattgagtcgttttccaactaaatcctccggctaataagcttataatcttccctagaattgctatgcctcgatccttgcctgaatctgagtcctaaaactcgagtttcctttgaaaatgcaaacggtgtcaaaaagggaatgggagagagagagagagaatgttctgaacgttcttttatattTCTAATAggatacttcaagcttaagtaacctcaagaaaatcctaatgcccGGGGTCCCAAAAAGccccctggggtaaaatagtcaaaattcatagaattccctcctaatctcactaactcacaatttatcatcaaataatcattcccattacccaatatcccagtaatgtgctaaatacccaatataccccttgactcacttcgagtcaagtatgggtctcgttgtgactttcccactagcttgctccttgggatcgtctcgtgctgagtaacccaaacatactcacataataatgtggtctcacacacacatatatcacatatatgccaaatattcccaaaacgggccaaattatgaaaattgcccaattaaacagaaatgggctcacatgcgtatttaatacacctaacacatgcatatcaagtcatattataatattactcatataatcacatactgatgcacataaatatcacataatcacacaattccataatttgccatcctagccccctaatcaaggccctaagccttattagaaaatttgggacgttaaagCTCCTGTTTGTAATAGTTGATAAGCTTCTTCATGGATTGTCTGATTGACTTCTAGTGCAAATCTCTATTGATTTTGCTTCACTGCTGGGTAGTCCTTTGAAATGTTAAGACACCGTGTCATAATTGAAGGATAGATGCCTAGCATGTCTTGTGGTGACCAAGTGAAAGTGCCAATGTGTTGTTTGAGAAAGTCTACGAGTAGTAGTTTCTCTTCTGTGCATAGGTGGGCACTTACCAGCACCGTTTTACTTTTATCTTTGTCGTCGAGGTATACTCCTTCAAGTTTGTCTACGACAGTGAGGTTGCGTTTTGGAGAATCTTCATCTTCGATAGTTTCAAGGAATGTTGGTAATTTTCCCATTAACTGTTATTACTCGCTTTGGTTGGCAGTGCTTGTTGAGGGCATGTCAGAAGTTTGCTTCATAGTGATAAAGCATTTTTGTGCTTGCTTCTGACAACCTCTAATGTCAATGGTATAGCTTCAGTCAAGAGATTGACAACGCATAACTTGGTGTAGGGTAGACACGACACCCTGTATTTTGTGAATACAGTTTCTGCCCATGATGACATTGTAACTTGTTTGTGAATCTATGACGATGAAATCCACTTTGAGAAAGCGTTCAACCGCATATACGCGGAGCTTAATCGCACGCCCTTGGTTATACTTTGaaattgttaaaaccaagaacCGGGAATGTAGTGGTCCAAATCTTGGATTCGTCAATTCCCATCTTCTGGAATGCTTCCCAGAACAGAATATCCACACCGCTTATGCCATCTACTAGGACTCAAACCAGTATGCACTGGTCTACTTGTAGTTTGATTACAAGTGGATCGTCATGCGGATCTGCTTCAGTGAGGTATTGGGGCTGCAGGGTAGAAATGTTCCTTTGCAGTTATGAAGTTTACGGTATGCCCCAATGATCTATAGCGTTTGACATGGTCTTCCATCCGCTTCAAATTTCTAGCTTTGTGTTCGTCTTCGGGTGTTGGTTCGATTATTCCGTGAATCATAGGAACCTGATTGAGTGGTTGTTGTTGTGCAGTAGGCACCGCTTTTGTGGGCAGTATAGGAACAACTAAGGTGATTATTGGGGTTATTGGTGGAAGATGATTAGTAAAGAGGCTCATTTAATGTATTGGGTCATACGTCTGTTGTGCATGAGTGGTTGGATATGCCCATACAGAATTTTTCACTCTGTAATTGTGTGGCCATGGTCTTTATGGAATATACAATACTTGTTCTTATCCATTCATTCAGTAGAAAATTGCATCTTAAATGGGGTCACTAGATTTGACGGTCCTTGTTCTCCTCATAGATTTTTTCTTGGGGGTGCTGAATTAAAAATATGAGTAACGTAGAAGCCCATCACCATTATTGGATCTTTTTTCATTTTTGGAATTGGTTGGCTTTTGCTTGTCTATTATGATGGCAGAGGTGGGTTATTGGTGGCTGGAATGGAAATCAGGGTGAGCTTCTTCTGCGCTTGTTCCCACACTTCCAGAACGCAGAAAACCCCTTCTGCTCTAACTTGTATGTCATTGACGTCATATGGTGGGGTCATAGTAAGATTCTCGTACAATAGTGTATCTACTTGCAAGCTTTTGACAAATAGGTTGGCAGCGATGATAGTATCAACGTTATGGATTTGGTGGACCAAATCGATGAAACGTTTAAGATACACTTTTGGGTGTTCTTTCTCACCTTGCTCAATGCAGTAGAAGTCTCCCATAGTTTTGGGTGCTTCTCGATTCACACTGTATTTTTTCAAGAATTGCTTTCGAAAGTCTCTAAAGCTGTTGATAGAACAGGGTTGTTGTTGCCTGAACCATAGAAGTTCGGGTTCGATGAAAGTAGTGGAGAAGACTTTGCAGTGAATAGCCTCATTATTGACTTCACAGGAAATTTTTTGTTGAAATGGGAAGAAATGATTTAGGGGATCACTTATCCCATTGAAGGCGGGTAGTGTTGGGATGAAAAATTCTCTGGGTTTTGGATCTTGTATGATCCAGTCAGTGAACGAAGTCTTGTCATCCCTTCTCATGGCAAGATCTGCAACATCAAGTTGGTAAGATGACTTTCCTTCCGAAAATTTCATCAGGACTTCCTTCATCATTTCCTCCTTCCAACCTTATGGGAGCGGGTTTGCCTGTGGTGCGAAATCTTTACATTGGTCATGATTCTTGAAGGTGTCTTCGGCGTCACTCTCTGCATGGTCAGTATGCCTAGCTTGACGACGGGTTGTTTCACGATCTTGACGCTGATGCTGAGGAGCTAGTTGAAGATGATCTTGATTCACGGCTACATAAGTCTCAATTTTTCCAATAGGCGGTGCTCCTTGGTAAACACGTTCTCCATTGTCAAGGCCATTGGAAAGTATATTGAGATCAAGATCTTCATCTTCGTTCCCAAGAACTTGGATTGGTGTTGGCTCAATTATTAGTGGATGAATTTTATTCTTCAGTTCAATGTTTTCTTTACGAAGGTTCCCCAATTCAGCTTCAAACTTTTCTTTGGCTTCTTTCAAGGCATTGATTGCTTCTTTGGAACGTTGTTGTGATGCCTCCATGAGTTTGCACATTTGATCTAATTGTTCATTAACATTAGGCATGTTAGTTAATGTCGGGACAATGTTTTTCAGAGCCGTACATTTTATTCTTCTTTAAGTCACACAGTGAGCAAGTGTTTCTTGAAACTTCGATGATGGTCTTCCTACAGACGGCGCCAATTGTTGATGTCGAAAAATTTGTCGAGGAATTTATTGAAATTAATCTTTTTTTTCGGCGGCTTTAGCTCCCTTCTCCGATTGGAATCTTGAATCTCTGAAGTGAACAAAGCACCCAGGGTTACCTGCAAGAAAACTCTATGATGCTTAAGTTAGTTGAGTATATATTTGTCCAGAGTAACAatataagaaagaatctgaatctttttgttgttctcaacaATGATTATTTATAGCAATTGACAGAAGAGTCATGGATTAGGGGGAGGAACGCGATTGGTTGACGAGTAACTAACTTTTCGACCTCTAATCATCctctctcaaaagttatattaataaatataaaaatcatTTTCTGCTTCTGCGAAAAGAGCTTGCCTCATCCTCTATGCAAAAGCGatatttatatttacaaaaatattactAATTTAAATACTTCATTTTCGACTTCtctgaaaaaataattatttggaCTATCTAAAGAGCTTTGGGCCCATCATCATATGTCATGTTTGGTCTTAAGCCCATTGCCGTATTTTTTGGTTCTACCAGGAAGATATATTAAcataggggtggcaatttgggtcacgacacgatgacacaacacgattaaggtaaacacgaacacgacacgtttaataattgtgtcgtgttcgtgtttgagtttttgacacgtttaataatcgtgtcgtgttcgtgtttaccttaatcgtgtcgtgtcataatcgtgttgacccgtttaataaccgtgtcgtgtcataatcgtgtcagacactataacacgaataatttgcataagttttatgatttttttttcatatagttatgattaatcgtgCATAATCATGTTATTGTGTTCGTgacgtgttgacccgtttaataatcgtgtcgtgttcgtgctCGTGctcgtatttttgacacgtttaataatcgtgtcgtgttcgtatttaccttaatcgtgtcatgtcataatcgtgtcgacacgaatttgacacgtttacacgaattaGCCAACCCTATATTTACATTATCTTCTTCTTCGTAATAAAACAATAAATTTCATGAATCCATTGTGAATAAGTAATGGAGCGGTGAATTTTCGTATAAACTAGAAGTAATAGTCATCTTTTGCTTCTAATAATATTAGAATAATCTTTGTCGTTAATATGATTGTGAAATGTTTTAGATTTAGACCTTTCTAAAGTTGCATAGGAGAGATATGGTTTTCCTTTCAAACCGTTAATTTGTACAAGGCTACATGCTCAATGGAAGTTTTACAGGATCACAATGATTATTGAAATTGAGCACATTTGTCATTTTTGTAGTACATCTCCTTGGATTTATCACCTACAaggatattaatttaatataCATGTACAAAAGCCATTTCCTTAGCTTAGAAGAGAGTCCAATATATTTGACTAtgacaataatatataatagttTATTTAAGCCTATGCAAAAGGTAAAAATAATAGTACTCAAAAATCAAATGTGTAAATTAGGTAGCCAAGGCCGGTGGGAAAGCTCACCATTACAAACTAGAAAAATCCTCAAGGGTGGGCTACGTGGAAAGAAGTGAGTGGGACTTGCCTTTTTTTGCTAATCCAAACTAGTAGCCAACAAAAACACCAACTTGTTTTGCCACCAATTGTCTTTCATTTCCCACCTCTTGTTGACCATCAAAAGCAATCCAATCCACCTCACAACTTTCACTTTCCCATTTTACTCTCAGCCTCCGCAAAATTCTTTGGATATTTAATCTTACTTATCCAACCCTCCCATCAATTTTACAAAAGCCTACTTATCTTGACCAAAAGTCAAACATCATTTGGCTCCAAAAATAAAACACTCTAAAACAAAAAGTCAAAGCAAGTAAATAAGCTAATACCCAATCAAAACTTGCCATGTTTGTGAAACCTAGCTGTATTGGTCCCACTTGATCACTTCCTCACTccacaccacaccacaccacctcctctttttattttatttttattagcaTAAAAATGAAACCCTAATTCACCGCCTCTATTTGTCACAAAAGTCATTTACACACAAAAATACCACCCATTTGTTCTCAACCACCCTCGAAACACCCCAAAACAATATCAAGTTTTACTACTCTTTACCCATTTCTTCTCCCCACTTAGCAAACAGAACCCacaattttcttttttcttttttcacctCCTTTACCAGCCAATTACTCTTGGCCGTGACTGTAAATTTACTTGGAGTTTCACTTATGCTGGAAAATTCAACTTTGCCGGAAAATCTAAGTGCCACCACCCCGGAAAATGGGGAGGTTGGTGACTCAGGTGGGCTGGCACCAGTTGGGCATGGAGAGGAAGAGAGGATGCGAGCTGAAGATGGTGAACGGAGCTGGTTAGGTAACCGGTGGCCTCGGCAAGAGACGTTGGCTTTGTTGGAGATAAGGTCTGATATGGATGCTAATTTCAGAGACTCCAGCATCAAAGCTCCTCTTTGGGAAGAGGTTTCCAGGTGATTCTTTATTCTCtttgctttctctctctctttttattgttttctcGGGAAAGTTGTATAGATAGTGATGGGAAGTTTTTCTTTCTACTTTTGCTGTGATATTGTCTTCTTTACGTGAGTACTTTGTATAACCAGAACAGGAAATTTTCATACTTAAGCTTTTCTTAcatttaaaactatattttcaATGAGTAAATTTGCTGAACTAAATTTCCTGTAAATGGGTTCCATAAAAATGAAACCAAATTGTTATTTTGATTGATAATTTTGAAGTTTAGATTGTTGAAGTAGAagatgggatttttgggtttttctttAATAGGAAAATGAGGGAGCATGGATTCAATCGAAGTGCCAAGAAATGTAAGGAGAAGTTTGAGAACATTTATAAGTACCATAAAAGAACAAGAGATGGTCGGTCTGGGAAATCCAATGGAAAGGCTTATCGGTTTTTTGAGCAATTAGAGGCTTTAGATCACCACTCATTTGATCATCCTTTTCCTCCTTCCGGGGACAAAGTTAACGCTTTCTTAGATGAAGCAAAAACAACAGCGGCGGCAACGAGGACGAGTCCAACAGATGTTGTTATCAATGCTATCCCTTGTTCTATTCATAAGCCAGCTTCAAATTTAGATGACAGTTCGCCTTCTAACACTACGTCTTCCAGCCAGGAATCTAGAGGTATGCGTAAGCAGAAGAGGAGACTCACTGAGTTTTTCGAGAGGCTGATGAAAGAAGTGACAGATAGCCAAGAGAAGTTACAAAGGAAGTTCATTGAAACATTAGAGAAATGTGAGCAAGATCGTTTAGCAAGGGAAGAGATGTGGAAGAAGCAAGAATTGGAGAGGATCAAACGAGAAAGTGATTTGCTAGTTCAGGAAAGGTCTATAGCAGCTGCAAAGGATGCAGCTGTGCTTGCATTTTTGAAGAAGTTTTCAGAACAAACTGAACCATTTCAATTTCCTGAGTACCCAATTATGGATGTGGATAAGCAGGAAAAGAATCATAGTGGAAATGATGAGCAGACTTGTTTGGACAATCAAGAAAAGCTTAATTATAACAGGAAGTTTGTGCAGGTGAGTTCATCTCGGTGGCCCAAAGATGAAGTTGATGCTTTGATTAGGCTGAGGACTAATCTCGATACACAGTATCAAGATAATGGACCTAAAGGACCTCTGTGGGAGGATATTTCGGCAGCCATGAAAAAGCTTGGCTACAACCGGAGTTCAAAGAGGTGTAAAGAGAAATGGGAAAACATAAACAAATACTTCAAGAGGGTGAAAGACAGCAATAAGAGAAGGGTTGAAGATTCAAAGACATGTCCTTATTTCCACCAACTCGATGCTTTATACAATAAGAAGACTAAAAAAGTCGATGATTCAGAGAATACTGGGTATGATTTGAGACCTGAGGAGCTCCTAATGCATATGATGGGTGGACAGGAACAGCAACAACAGCCTGAAACTGTTACTGAGAATGGTGAAAGTGAGAATCTCAGTCATAATCATGAGGGAGACGATGAAATAGTAGACAAAGATGAATATAAAGATACAACTGATCCTTCTTCCATGGAAATTATGGGTTAGAGTTGAAGTTGGTACTGGTAGGCCAAAATTTTAATGAGTCGAGATTCACGATCAGTTGTAGGACTACCCTCGTGGTTGTAAAGTAAGATTATCTGGTATTGGGAACGTTTTTGCAGAAGATAGTGATAGACGACTCCTTCTATCACCATGTGTACATGGATGGTCATATTATTTGTTCATTAGAGAGCGAAAGAGAGAATAAGGAGGCTTGGTGTTGTGTAGTTAAACTAGTTTTCGATACTCCAAGTCTTGATGTGTGCAAAAGTTGAAAGTGGTCGTTTTCCTTTTAATTGTAATCaataaacactatatagttatGCTGCAATCAAAGTTGTATTCTTTTTGTTATAAAAGTAGTAATTATGTCACTCGTGAGATAGCA
The genomic region above belongs to Humulus lupulus chromosome 1, drHumLupu1.1, whole genome shotgun sequence and contains:
- the LOC133828456 gene encoding uncharacterized protein LOC133828456, which translates into the protein MMKEVLMKFSEGKSSYQLDVADLAMRRDDKTSFTDWIIQDPKPREFFIPTLPAFNGISDPLNHFFPFQQKISCEVNNEAIHCKVFSTTFIEPELLWFRQQQPCSINSFRDFRKQFLKKYSVNREAPKTMGDFYCIEQGEKEHPKVYLKRFIDLVHQIHNVDTIIAANLFVKSLQVDTLLYENLTMTPPYDVNDIQVRAEGVFCVLEVWEQAQKKLTLISIPATNNPPLPS
- the LOC133803024 gene encoding trihelix transcription factor DF1-like; translated protein: MLENSTLPENLSATTPENGEVGDSGGLAPVGHGEEERMRAEDGERSWLGNRWPRQETLALLEIRSDMDANFRDSSIKAPLWEEVSRKMREHGFNRSAKKCKEKFENIYKYHKRTRDGRSGKSNGKAYRFFEQLEALDHHSFDHPFPPSGDKVNAFLDEAKTTAAATRTSPTDVVINAIPCSIHKPASNLDDSSPSNTTSSSQESRGMRKQKRRLTEFFERLMKEVTDSQEKLQRKFIETLEKCEQDRLAREEMWKKQELERIKRESDLLVQERSIAAAKDAAVLAFLKKFSEQTEPFQFPEYPIMDVDKQEKNHSGNDEQTCLDNQEKLNYNRKFVQVSSSRWPKDEVDALIRLRTNLDTQYQDNGPKGPLWEDISAAMKKLGYNRSSKRCKEKWENINKYFKRVKDSNKRRVEDSKTCPYFHQLDALYNKKTKKVDDSENTGYDLRPEELLMHMMGGQEQQQQPETVTENGESENLSHNHEGDDEIVDKDEYKDTTDPSSMEIMG